The DNA window CGGCGCGCTCGTGGGGAGGTCGGGGGCGTCGAACGCCACGCGGAAGCGGGGCATGAAGAGCAGCGCGCCGAGGAGCGCGGCGGCGAGGAGCGCGGCGAGAAAGACGAGGCGATCGCGCATCAGCCGTCCCTCACCTGACGGCGCTTGCGATCGACCCAGGGGCGCGGCGGCGGGGTGACGACGCCATCGATGGGCTCGGCACAGCAGCGGAAGCCGACCTGGTAGAAGCGGAAGTCGGGGCCATGCGCGGTGGTGGTGAGGCGACAGGTGTTGCGCACCGGTCCCCAGTAGCCGCCGTTCAAGGTGGAGGGGGTGGACGTGCCGGGGTCGTCGGCGAGGTTGTCCGTCCACTCGTCCACGTTGCCGGACAGGTCGTAGGCGCCGAAGCTGCTGATGCAGTCGGGATGGGAGCCGATGGGGTCGGCTTGCCAGAGGCGGGCCAGCTCCTCGTCGCGGGTGGAGGGGCGGAGCAAGGCCGGGACGTCCGGAGGGATGGCGGCGCGGTCGACGTTGCACGGGCTGGGGGCGCGGACGAAGCCCCAGGGATAAGGCAGTCGCTTGGGTCCCTCGCAGGCGAGCGTCCACTCGGAGCGGCGGCAGAGGCGCTTGCCGGCGCCCGCGCAGAGCGAGCGCGCGTCGTGCCAGTCGACGAAGACGGTGGGCGGCTCGCCGATGCGGTTGGGCCACTCGTGTCGGTCGATGCAGAAGCGTCGGGGATCGGTGGGCTCGAGGCAGCGCTGGCCACGCTCGTACTCCGCGCAGCCGAAGCCGTGATCTTCCGCGGGGCGGGCGCAGCGGTAGGCAAGCGCCGGGCAGAAGTCGCCTTCGACGAGCGTCATGTCGGGGGGGCAAGCGGCGGAGATCGTCGGATCGTCGGCGAAGCGATCGTGGGGTTCCCGCGTCGAGGGGGGGGCGGATGAGGGCGCCTCGGCGTGGAGCGGCGGCGCGGACGAAAGGGCGTGCACGATCGGGTCCGGGCTCCCCTCCCCTCGCCGCGCGGGTCGGCCGACGATCATGGAGCACACGGCTTCGTACGTGACGAGGGCGCCCGCGCCGACTGCAATGCCTGCGCCGATCGCCGTGACCAGGTTGCCGTTTCGCCCACTTCTCACCGCCCGACCCCCGCCTCATAGCTCATGTACCAGAGCCGCAGCGCGAGAGAAAAATCGGACGATGTCCGAAGAGAAGGTCTCGGCTTGACGAACTGACGAGCGTGAGCAACGGGGCGCGCTCGCGCCACGGTTCGGGTCGTCGGGAGATGGCAACGACGGGCGCGGGGTTGACCCGCGCACGCCCTCGTGTGCTAGCTCTCCACCCACCCATGGATCGCTTGATCGTCCGAGGTGCCCGGCAGCACAACCTGAAGAACGTCAGCGTGTCGATCCCGCGCGACAAGCTGGTGGTGATCACCGGGCCGAGCGGGTCCGGCAAGTCGTCGCTGGCGTTCGACACCATCTACGCAGAAGGACAGCGTCGCTACGTCGAGTCGCTCTCGGCGTACGCGCGGCAGTTCCTGGAGCAGCTCTCCAAGCCGGACGTGGAGTCGATCGAGGGACTGTCTCCGGCGATCGCCATCGAGCAGCGAGCGCTCGCCAAGAGCCCTCGCTCGACCGTCGGCACGGTGACGGAGATATCGGACTACCTGCGGCTGCTCTTCGCCCGGGTCGGGACCCCGCACTGCCCCGCGTGCGGGAAGCGCATCGAGGCGCAGACCGTGCAACAGATCGTGGACCGGATCCTCGATCTGGGGGAGCGCGCACGCGCCACCATCCTCGCGCCCATCGCGCGGGCACGGAAGGGTGAGCTGAAGCTGGACATCGAGCGCCTGCGGCGAGAGGGCTTCGTCCGCGCGCGCATCGACGGCGAGGTCGTCGATCTGGGGGATGAGCTCGTCCTCGATCGCAGCCGGCCCCACGATCTCGACGTGGTGATCGATCGCGTCGTGATCAAGGAGGGGATCAAGGGTCGCCTCACGGACTCGGTGGAGCTTGCGCTGAAGCTCGGCGAAGGTCGGTTGCTCGTCGACATCTCCAGCGAGGGGACGAAGGTCGAGCCACTCTGGATGAGCGAGCGCTTCGCCTGCATCGACTGCGGGATCTCGCTGCCGCCGATCGAGCCGCGGATGTTCTCGTTCAACGGCCCGCACGGCGCCTGCCCGGCGTGTGACGGGATCGGCGCACGGACGCGCATCGATCCGGAACGGGTGGTGCCCGATCCTCGCCGGACGCTGCGCGAGGGCGCCGTCGTGGCCTGGGGTCGACGCGGGTCGCTCCGGCTGGCCACGGAGACGGATCGGGCGGTGACGACCCTGGGCGCGAACCCGGACGTGGCCTGGTCCAAGCTGCCGGCCGCCACCCGGGAGGCGATCCTGCACGGCTCCGAGGCGCAAGCCGGACGCGGGAAGAAGCGCGGAGCGTACGAGGGCATCATTCCGCGGCTGGAGAAGCAGCTCGCGAGCGGCGAGGCGCAGGTCCAGAGCGCCGACGACGAGGACGACGGCTTCGAGGACGAGACGAACGCGCTCGGTGACGAACTCGGGCGGTTCGTGGTCACCCGGGTGTGCGACGTGTGCGATGGCCGGCGGCTCCGGCCCGAGGCGCTGGCCGTGCAGCTCGGCGGCATGAACATCGCGCAGGTGGGCACCCTGGCGCTGCGCACGCTGCGGGGCTTCCTCGAGGGGCTGATGCCGGAGGGCAGCGGCGACGGGGAGACGCAGCTCATGCCGCGCGAGCGGGCGATCGCCGAGCCCCTCCTCCGCGCGGTGATCGCGCGCCTCGGCTTCCTCATCGACGTGGGGCTCGACTACCTCACGCTCGATCGCTCTGCGCAGACGCTCTCCGGAGGCGAGGGGCAGCGCATCCGCCTCGCCACCCAGATCGGCGCGGCGCTCGTGGGGGTCCTCTACGTGCTGGATGAACCCTCGGTGGGCCTCCACGCGCGCGACAACACGCGGCTGCTCGAGGCGCTACGGCGCCTGTGCGATCTCGGGAACACGATCATCGTCGTCGAGCACGATCGTGACGCGATCATCGCCGCGGATCACGTGATCGACATGGGCCCGGGCGCCGGCGTACACGGCGGTAGCGTGGTCGCCCAGGGGACGCCCGACGAGCTGTCCGAGGATCCAGCCTCGATCACCGGCCCGTACCTGTCCGGCAAGAAGCAGCTCCCGATCCCCACGAAACGACAGCGCCCCGACGGTCGCTTCATCCGGGTCGTGGGCGCGCGGGCGCACAACCTCCGCGAGGTCACGGCCGAGATCCCGCTCGGCCTGTTCTGCAGCGTGACCGGCGTGTCCGGCTCGGGGAAATCGAGCCTCATCGTCGACACGCTGCTGCCCGCGGCCAAGAACGAACTCTACCGGAGCTCTGCGCCCGTGGGCGCCTGTGACGGCATCGAGGGCCTGTCGCACATCGACAAGGTGATCTCCATCGATCAGGCGCCGATCGGGCGCACGCCGCGCTCCAACCCGGCGACGTACACCGGCGTGTTCAGCTTGCTGCGCGAGCTCTACGCCGGGCTCCCCGAGTCACGCACCCGCGGCTACAAGGCTGGCCGCTTCTCGTTCAACGTGAAGGGGGGTCGGTGCGAGGCCTGCCAGGGTGACGGCGTGCTCCGCATCGAGATGCACTTCCTCCCCGACATCTTCGTGACGTGCGAGACCTGCGGAGGCCGCCGCTACAACCGCGAGACGCTCGAGGTGCTCTACCGAGGGATGTCGATCGCCGATGCGCTGGCGCTCACCGTCGAGCAAGCGATCGAGCAGTTCGAAACCATTCCGCGCATCCGCGAGCGCCTGACCGCGCTGGCCCGCGTGGGCCTGGGGTACATCACCCTGGGACAGCCGGCGACCACGCTCTCCGGCGGTGAGGCGCAGCGGGTCAAGCTGGCGCGCGAGCTTGCCCGCAAGGCCACGGGGCGCACGCTCTACGTGCTCGACGAGCCCACCACCGGTCTGCATTTCTCGGACATCGAGGTCCTCACCGCCAGCTTGATGAGCCTGCGCGACGCGGGGAACACGGTCCTGGTGATCGAGCACAACCTCGATGTGATCGCGTGCAGCGACTGGGTGATCGACCTGGGGCCGGAAGGCGGCGAGCGCGGCGGGCGCATCATCGCCACGGGGACCCCGGAAGAAGTGGCGCAGACCGAGGCGTCCCACACCGGCCAGTACCTGCGCGAGGTGCTCGGTCGTCGCAAGAAGTCAGCCTCTTCGAGCGCCAAGGGACGCACGGCGAGCCGCGCGAAGTGAGCGCGAAGCGGCGTCGGGCCGTGCTACGCCGGCACACGCCCGACGCTTCGAGAGCGCTGTTCTGGAGTGACCGATGTCGCCGCCGGTCGATGGACCGGCGGGAGTCAGGGGGGTGGGAGCGCCTTCTCAGGCGCCGGATTCGAGGCCGTCTCGCTCAGCCGTAGTCCTTCTCGACACGCTCCTGGTCTTCCTTGCAGCGAATGCAGAGGGTGGTCTCCGGACGCGCTTCGAGGCGCTTGACCGTGATCTCCTCCTCGCATTCCTCGCAGTTTCCGAAGGTGCCGTCCTCGATCTTCGCGAGCGCCTTGTCGATCTTGTCGAGGAACGACTTCTCACGGCCGCGGAGGCGGAACGTGAACGATTGAAGGTACTCGCTCGACGCCAGGTCCATCTCGTCGGGGAGATCGTTCGCGTCGAGCGCCATGTCCTCGTTCAGCGTTTGCTGCGCCTTCTTGAGGATCTCGTCGCGCTTTGCCTCGAGCAGACTCTTGAACTTCTTGAGCTGGACCTTGTTCATGTGTCCTCTCGCGTCGTTGACGCCCTCCGGCATTGGGGCTTCCCCAGGGCCTTGGAGTCCCTGGGTTTTGCTCCGCGAGCGCATTCGATGTGCGCTGCGGCGCTTGGTTACGTCAGGAGAGTAGAAGACCCCCGCGCTTTCAGGGCGCGGAATTTCGTGGCGTGCGCACGGCACCGCCAGCGCGAGGCTGCTGCGTGTTCCCGCGACCAGAGGCCTGATGGATGTCCGGGTCGGGGCGTTGCGCATACACGCGCAAGGCCTCTCCTGAGTCACTTCGATCAGCCGGTGTTTCGAGTTTGCTTGCCCAGCCGTAGAGCCAGGACAACTTGACGGAAGACAGCTCACATGGAAGATATTTCTCCTAGATTGCTAGATTTCGATCAGACGCGAATTCCTGCGGTACCGCGAGACGCCGCCACGGTCATCGCGCTTCGAGAGGGGGGCGACGGGCTGGAGGTGTTCTGTGTCCTCCGGCATGCGCGCTCGGCCTTCCTGGGCGGAGCCGTGGTCTTCCCGGGCGGCAAGGTGGATCCAGAGGATGGGACCGAGGCGTGGGCGACCCGGGCCACCGCCACTTCCACGAGGGCCCAGGTGTTTGCGAGCGCGAGCGCTCCGGCGCGGGCGCTTTCGGTGGCCGCATGCCGCGAGGCGCTCGAGGAGGGAGCCATCCTGCCTGTGGTCGGAGGGACGCTGCCCGACAGCGAGGTGTCCTCGATCCTCCGACAGATCGCGGGTGGCGCAAAGCTCGAGGAGGAGCTCGCACGTCGGGAGCTGCGGCTCGATCTGGGGCAGCTCACGCCCTGGGCGCGCTGGATCACGCCCGAGGCCGAAGCGCGGCGCTTCGATGCCCGTTTTTTCCTGCTCCCGCTCCCCGAGGGGCAAGTGGGACGCCATGATGATCACGAGACGACGATGAGCTTCTGGGCAACTCCGGTCGAAGTCCTCGACCGCGCCACGCGCGGGACGATCTTCCTGGCGCCGCCCACGTCCCACACGCTGGAGTTGCTGGCCACTGTTTCCCGGATGAGCGAGGCCGTCGCGCTCGCCGGTCAGCAGAGCCTTTCGCCCATCTGTCCCCGCTTCGTGGCGGGAGATCCTCCGTACCTGGCACTGCCTGGCGATCCATCGCACGAGATCCGCGAGCGGTACGCCGCAGGGCCCATCCGATACGTCCTCCGCGAGGGGCGTTTCGTGAGTGAAGACCCACCCCCGCCCGGCAACCGCTGATCCGAGGAGTCGAGAAAGCCATGGACCCGAACCCCAAAGAACCGACGACCCAGCAGATCCCCGAGCTGTTCACGGCGAGCGACGTCGCGCGTTTCTGTCAGGTCGACCTGAAAACGATCCACAACTGGGCCGACAAAGGAGAGATCCGGCACTTCCGGACGCCAGGGCGTCACCTCCGGTTCAGGAGGCTCGACGTGCTCGATTTTCTCCGGAAGTACGGCTACCCGATCCCCGAGGTCCTGCGGCAGGGCAAGCCGAAGGTCGTGGTCGTCGACGAGGACCCGGCCGTGCTCGCCTCCCTGCGGAAAGTGCTGTCGAAACGGTTCGATCTGACCACCTTCCAGGACCCGTTCGACGCGCTGGTGGCCGTGGGTTCACTGCAGCCGGACGCGATGATCCTGGACGTGAAGATGCCAGGGCTCGACGGGCTGCGCTGCCTGGAGCGGATGCGCTCGCTGGAGGCTACCTCGCACATCCGCTGCATCGTCTACTCCGAGGCCGAGGACATGAAGAAGAGCGCCACGGAGGCGGGCGCGTACGACTTCATCAAGAAGGGGGAGATGGCCGAGCTGCGTGACTCGCTGGAGCGGCTGATGGGGCTGGAGCGGTCCTGAGCTCGGGTCACTTTCCCTCACGGAAGGCGCGGACCGCATTCACGACGGCGTCGGCCATCTTCTGCCGGAAGTCCGCCGTGGCGAGCCGCGCTTCGTCCTCGGGGTTGGAGATGAACGCGGTCTCGAAGAGGACGGCCGGCATGTCGGCGCCCACGAGAACGTAGAAGCTGGCCGTCTTGGTGCCCTGGTCCTTCGTCTCCGGATAGCGAGGGCCGAGGGAGGCGAGCGCAGCACGCTGGAGGAGGACCGCCAGGTGGCGGGATCGATCCGCGAGGTCGCCGACGTTGAG is part of the Chondromyces crocatus genome and encodes:
- the uvrA gene encoding excinuclease ABC subunit UvrA — protein: MDRLIVRGARQHNLKNVSVSIPRDKLVVITGPSGSGKSSLAFDTIYAEGQRRYVESLSAYARQFLEQLSKPDVESIEGLSPAIAIEQRALAKSPRSTVGTVTEISDYLRLLFARVGTPHCPACGKRIEAQTVQQIVDRILDLGERARATILAPIARARKGELKLDIERLRREGFVRARIDGEVVDLGDELVLDRSRPHDLDVVIDRVVIKEGIKGRLTDSVELALKLGEGRLLVDISSEGTKVEPLWMSERFACIDCGISLPPIEPRMFSFNGPHGACPACDGIGARTRIDPERVVPDPRRTLREGAVVAWGRRGSLRLATETDRAVTTLGANPDVAWSKLPAATREAILHGSEAQAGRGKKRGAYEGIIPRLEKQLASGEAQVQSADDEDDGFEDETNALGDELGRFVVTRVCDVCDGRRLRPEALAVQLGGMNIAQVGTLALRTLRGFLEGLMPEGSGDGETQLMPRERAIAEPLLRAVIARLGFLIDVGLDYLTLDRSAQTLSGGEGQRIRLATQIGAALVGVLYVLDEPSVGLHARDNTRLLEALRRLCDLGNTIIVVEHDRDAIIAADHVIDMGPGAGVHGGSVVAQGTPDELSEDPASITGPYLSGKKQLPIPTKRQRPDGRFIRVVGARAHNLREVTAEIPLGLFCSVTGVSGSGKSSLIVDTLLPAAKNELYRSSAPVGACDGIEGLSHIDKVISIDQAPIGRTPRSNPATYTGVFSLLRELYAGLPESRTRGYKAGRFSFNVKGGRCEACQGDGVLRIEMHFLPDIFVTCETCGGRRYNRETLEVLYRGMSIADALALTVEQAIEQFETIPRIRERLTALARVGLGYITLGQPATTLSGGEAQRVKLARELARKATGRTLYVLDEPTTGLHFSDIEVLTASLMSLRDAGNTVLVIEHNLDVIACSDWVIDLGPEGGERGGRIIATGTPEEVAQTEASHTGQYLREVLGRRKKSASSSAKGRTASRAK
- a CDS encoding formylglycine-generating enzyme family protein; protein product: MRSGRNGNLVTAIGAGIAVGAGALVTYEAVCSMIVGRPARRGEGSPDPIVHALSSAPPLHAEAPSSAPPSTREPHDRFADDPTISAACPPDMTLVEGDFCPALAYRCARPAEDHGFGCAEYERGQRCLEPTDPRRFCIDRHEWPNRIGEPPTVFVDWHDARSLCAGAGKRLCRRSEWTLACEGPKRLPYPWGFVRAPSPCNVDRAAIPPDVPALLRPSTRDEELARLWQADPIGSHPDCISSFGAYDLSGNVDEWTDNLADDPGTSTPSTLNGGYWGPVRNTCRLTTTAHGPDFRFYQVGFRCCAEPIDGVVTPPPRPWVDRKRRQVRDG
- a CDS encoding response regulator, with product MDPNPKEPTTQQIPELFTASDVARFCQVDLKTIHNWADKGEIRHFRTPGRHLRFRRLDVLDFLRKYGYPIPEVLRQGKPKVVVVDEDPAVLASLRKVLSKRFDLTTFQDPFDALVAVGSLQPDAMILDVKMPGLDGLRCLERMRSLEATSHIRCIVYSEAEDMKKSATEAGAYDFIKKGEMAELRDSLERLMGLERS
- a CDS encoding NUDIX hydrolase, with the translated sequence MLDFDQTRIPAVPRDAATVIALREGGDGLEVFCVLRHARSAFLGGAVVFPGGKVDPEDGTEAWATRATATSTRAQVFASASAPARALSVAACREALEEGAILPVVGGTLPDSEVSSILRQIAGGAKLEEELARRELRLDLGQLTPWARWITPEAEARRFDARFFLLPLPEGQVGRHDDHETTMSFWATPVEVLDRATRGTIFLAPPTSHTLELLATVSRMSEAVALAGQQSLSPICPRFVAGDPPYLALPGDPSHEIRERYAAGPIRYVLREGRFVSEDPPPPGNR
- a CDS encoding TraR/DksA family transcriptional regulator, which translates into the protein MNKVQLKKFKSLLEAKRDEILKKAQQTLNEDMALDANDLPDEMDLASSEYLQSFTFRLRGREKSFLDKIDKALAKIEDGTFGNCEECEEEITVKRLEARPETTLCIRCKEDQERVEKDYG